The Paramicrobacterium fandaimingii DNA segment ACGCGCGACAGCTCACCTCCGGATGCCCCCTTCGACAGCGCACGAGGCTCGGTCCCGACGTGCGGTCGCAGCAGAAATGCCACGGCGTCGCGCCCCGATCGCGTGTACTCGCCCTTGTCTGTCACCTCGATGACGACAGTGGCGTCGGGCATCGCCAGCGCCGAGAGCTCGTCGCTGATCGCCGCCCCCAGACGCTCGGCAGTTGCCCGGCGGCAGTCGGTGAGGGTGGATGCTGCCTCGTCGAGTTCGTGCGCGTCGATGTCGACCTGTGCGGTGAGCGTGTCGATGCGCTCAGAGTCACCGTCGAGCTCGAGCAGGCGTGTGCTGCCGCGCTCGAGCGTCGCGATGACGTCGTCGAGTGTTGGTCCGTGCTTGCGCGTGAGCGTCGTGAGCAGCGCCCGCCGCTCATTGATCGCTTCGAGCTCATGGCTGTCGTCGGCGTCGAGCGAGGCGAGATAGCTCGAGAGCTCACCCGCTGTCTCCGAGGCAAGGTAGCTGAGGTTCTGCAGCTGTTCGGCAATGGGCTGCAGCGCTTCGTCGACGTCCGCGACCCGTTCGAGGGACCGGCGCGCATTTTCGATGAGCGCCAGAACGTCTTCACCGTCGGCCAGCTCCGTCGATACCGCTTCCCTGGCACCCGCGGCGGCGAGCCGCAGCTCTTCGAGATTCGTCAGTCGTTCGGCGGTCGCCGCGAGCGTGTCGTCTTCACCAGGCTGCGGGGCTGCCTGTTCGATCTCGTCCATGGCGGCGCGCAGGCTCTCGGCCTCTGCCTCACGCGTCTCCTTGTCATGGGTGAGCACGTCGAGCTCTGCCGAGTTTGCCTGCCAACTGTCGAATGCGGCGCGGTAGCGCGTGAGCGCACTGTCAAGTTCGGCACCGGACGCGCGATCGAGCGCATCGCGCTGTGCCGACTGCGAGCGGAGGCGAATCTGGTCCGATTGCCCGTGAACGGCTACCAGGTGCCCACTGAGCTCGGCGAGCACTCCAACGGGAGCGCTGCGGCCCCCAACTTGTGCACGGCTTCGACCCTCGGCGGTCACGGTGCGGCCAAGCGTCAATTCGGCGTCTCCGTTAGATCCGAACGGATCGACGTCTCCCCCTGCCTCGCCGACGCGCTCGGCGACGATGCCCGTCTCGGGAACGACCCAGCGCCCGTCGATTCTCGCGTTCGATGCGCCAGAGCGCACCGTCGCGGCATCCGCACGCCCGCCGAGAAGCAAGCCAAGCGCGGTGACGACCATGGTCTTGCCCGCCCCTGTCTCTCCCGTGATCGCGGTGAAACCGGGGCCGAGCGGAAGCGTCGCGCCGGCAATGACACCGAGGTCGGAGATCTCGATCTCTTCGATCATGCGGCGGGCCCCCTCCAACCGCTCACGGGGAGGTGGAACTTGCGCACGAGCCTGTCGGTGAAGGGGCTGTCGTGAAGGCGTGCGAGCTTCACCGGTGTGTCGGAGCGCTCGACGTTGACGCGGGAGCCCGGCTCGAGTTCGAACGTGCGTCGGCCATCACACCAGAGCACTCCGATGCCGTCGCTGCGACCGAGAACATCGATCGCCAACGTCGAGTCGGGGGCGATCACAATGGGCTTTGCGAAAAGGGCGTGCGCGCTCAGCGGCACGAGCGTGATCGCTTCGACGGTGGGCCAGATGATCGGGCCTCCCGCCGAGAAGTTGTACGCTGTCGATCCGGTCGGCGTCGAGATCACAACACCGTCGGCGCCGAACGACACGAGCGGGCGCTGATCCACCTGGACGACGAGCTCCAGCATCCGTTCGCGACTTGCTTTCTCCACCGTCGCCTCGTTGAGCGCCCACGTCTCGTACACGACATCGCCGCCGATGGTGACCGACACGTCGAGAGTCATGCGCTCTTCGACCCCGTAGTCTCGCGCGACGACGCGCTGCACGGCGTTCGCGAGGTCGTCTCGCTCGAGTTCTGCAAGAAAGCCAACGTGCCCCAAGTTGACGCCGAGCATGGGCACGGCGTGGTCACGCACCAGCTCGGCTGCCCGCAGAATCGTGCCGTCGCCTCCAAGAACCATCACGAGCTCAAGATCGTCGACATGCTCACCGTCGAGCGTATCGACTCCCTCGATGTCGGCACCGGCACGCAGAAGCTGCTCGCGCTCCTCCTCAACGAGCACGGGGCGAATGCCCGATTCTCTGAGCTGACGCATGACGTTGGCCGCCGCCTCAATGGAGTCGGCGCGTCCCGTGTGCGAAACGACCAGGATCGACCGCGTCGTGGTCATTCGGCACCTCCCGCAAGTTGTTCTGCTCGCAGCATCCATTCTGTCGGATTCGAGCCGTGCTGTGCGTGCATGTGCACAAGGTATTCGGAGTTGCCATGCGTTCCCGCAATGGGCGAGCGTTCAAGACCAACCACTCCGAGCCCGGAATCCCACGCAGACCAGAGCACGGACTGCACGGCGTCGATGCGGCGGCCGGCATCTTTCACAATGCCTTCGCGCACTCCCGTGCGGCCAACTTCGAATTGCGGCTTAATCAGCACGACAACATCGGCGTCATCGTCGATAACCTGTCGCAGCGGAGCGAAGACATATCGAAGCGAGATGAACGAAAGATCTCCGACGACGATGCTGGGAATCTCTGCGGTGCCCGCGTGCTCGGCAAGTGCCTCACGGCTGAGATCGCGAACGTTGAAACCCTCGATGACGCGAACACGGGAGTCATCGAGGAGCGACGCAGCCAGTTGATCATGACCGACATCGAGAGCGATCACCTCGCGCGCGCCCCGCTCGAGCAGCACCTGCGTGAAGCCACCTGTCGATGCTCCGATGTCGAGAGCGAGCCTCCCCGCTGCGGCACAGCCGAAGATGTCGAGGGCAGCGTTGAGCTTGTGGGCTCCCCTGCTCACGTAGTGGTCTGCGCCAGAGACGTTGATGCGCGCACGCTCGCCTACCTGCGTTGACGGCTTCACAATTGGCCGGTCGTCAACCGAAACGCTTCCCGATGCAATCAGGTCAACGGCCGCAGCCCGGGAGCGCGCGAGCCCGCGCGCGACAAGCACTGCGTCGAGACGGCGAGCCGTCACCGTGCAGAGCCCTCGTTGTCGCTTCCCTCGAGCACCCGATTCAATTCGTCGTGCAGGCGACCATACGCGTCGGCACGCTCTGCCAGTGGGCGTTCCTCGATCAGAGACAAACGCGACACGAGCGCGTCGGGAGCTATCGAGCCCTGCTCTTCATCGTTCGTCACATGCCTAGCGTACAAGCTCGCCGCAACGGTGCTGGGCAGGCACGCTACGAGTAGAGCTGCTCGGGAACGTTGAAGCCGAAGATTTGGCGCCCACTTGCCCAGATCACCGCGCTGGCGGCACGCAGCCGGTTGAGGGCGGAATCGCCCTCGCGAGCGATGACGATCTGTCTGCCGTCTTCCACGCGCACAACGGCGTCTCCGACCTTCGCCTGCGTGTTGTCACGCGAGAGGTCTGTGACCGGATACGGCTCAAACAGTTCACGCAGATCGGACACAACGAAATTAGGATGCGAGCCCTCTGGCGCCGCGAGAACGTGCTTTGCCCGGTCAACACCCGTCAGAACGAGCAGCGAGGCAATGCCTGCCCTGTTTGCCCCGAGTATGTCCGTGTCGAGGCGATCGCCGATGAAGAGCGGATGCTGCGAGTCGAAGCGAAGCTTCGCCTCTTCGAAGATCGGAACCTCTGGTTTGCCCGCCACCTCGGCAAGGCGCCCGACGGCCGTGTGCACCGCAGAGACGAGGGTCCCGTTGCCCGGGGCGATTCCACGATCGCGGGGTATCGTCCAGTCGGTATTTGTCGCGATCCAGGGCAGGTCGTTTGCTTCGCGGCCATCCTGCAGGGCGTAGGCGGCCTCGGCAAGCTGCGTCCAGTCGACGTCCGGGGCGAACCCCTGTACGACAGCATCCGGACGATCCTCCGAACTTCTCGTCACCCGATAGCCGGCCTTCGTCAGCTCATCGATAAGTCCTTCACCGCCCACAACCAGCACGAGCGCCCCATCCTGCACTTTTGTGCGCAGGAGGCGAACGGCGGCTTGCGGACTCGTGATCACGTCGCGCGCAGTCGTCTCGAGGCCGTACCCGCGCAGCTGCTCGGCCACGGCCGCATCGGTGCGGGCTGCGTTGTTGGTGATGTAGCCAACCCGGATGCTCTCGGTCACCCGTGTGAGGCTTTCTACGGCATGCGGAATCGCCCTGTGTCCGGCGTAGACGACTCCGTCGAGATCGGCGAGCACCGCATCGATTCCCTCGAGCGGCATCACGGTCTTAGTCTTGCGTCGGCCCAGCACCGTCAACGGCCTCCTGGTCTTCGTTCGTGTCTTCCTCGGAAACCTCTGCATCGGCTTCGCCTGTCTCGGGCGAAAGCTCCTGCTCCTCTTCGACGACGACGATCGTCTCGTCTTCGTCGACCCGATCCGCCTCGTCAAGCGCCGCGGCGGCGATCTCCGCGCGTGACCGCCAGACGTCCGCCTCCTCATGCCGCTCAAGCTCGTCGAGAACTTCAGCGTAGGCGTGGAAAAGCGCGGGGCTCCAGCTGAATGCGACTGTCGGGTCGAGTTGAGGAATCTGCAGTTCACTCAGCGCAAGCGCGGCCTGGCCGAGGTCAAGTCGGGCGCCGGACATCGCAATTGCGAGCGTTGCCTGCACCCCGGGGCTCAGCGTCGATCTGTCGACCGAGCGACCGAGCTCAAGCGCGCGTTCCGGGCGGCCAACGCCGCGTTCGCTGTCGACCATCAGCGGAAGCTGCTCGTCTGAGCCGCTGATTCGGCGATAGGTGCGCAGTTCTCTGAGGGCGAGAGCAAAGTCACCCGTTCGATACGCAGTGACAGCCAGAGTCTCTCGCACAACAGCGATGCGACCGGCGCGGCGGGAGGCGCTCACGGCGTGCCTGTGGGCCAGCTCCGGGTCATCGTCGATGAGTCGAGCCACCATGGCCAGGTGTCGGGCCACGCCTTCGGCGTTCTCCTTCGAGAGCGTCTTGAGCTCGTTGCGGGCCGATCTGTGCAGGTCTTGGTCTGTGATCTCGTCGGGAATCTCGGGGTCATCGTGCCGAGGTCGCACGGACCGAAGCTCACGCTGTCGAATCTGCTCTTCTGTGAGTTCTTCCTCGTGTGCCGGTGCGTTGCGGTCGCCACGAGCGGGTTTGCCGTCGCGTGTCCACAGCTGTTGATTACGTGAACCACCGCGGTCGGGGCGGCCTCCACGCTCGGGACGGCCTCCACGACGGTCACCGTCACGCGGGGGCCGACGCTCGCCGTCACGCTTCTCGAAACGACGATCCCCGTCGCGAGGAGGACGCCGGTTACCATCACGCGGCGCGTACTGACGAGCTCCGTCGCGGGGCTGCCGCCGGTCGCCGCCGGTGCGCGGCGTGTTCGTGCGGTTGCCATCGCGGGGAGGGCGACGATCACTGTCTCGAGAGCGACCGCTGTCTCGAGAACCCTGTTGGGCTCCACGACCGGCATCAGAGTGCCGATCGCGCGCATCCTTGCCCCGACGCGACTCCGAAGAGCGCTCTGAGTCGTCGCTGTCGTTCGTCATTGTGGGGTCCTCCTGGTCGGATGCGCATATTGAGTTTGTGGGACCAGCTGTAGCCGATCCGGATCCAGCTTACGTCAATAGACTGAAATCATGATGAACGCGCTACTCAAAGTGCTCGCCACCCGGAACGTTCCCGTCGCAAACGCATCGATGGCCGGCGCTGCAGGCGCTGATCTTGCTTCCGCCGTCAGCGCGGCTGGCGGCATCGGCATGGTGGGCGTCTCGGGAACGCCGAACCTCGAGACACTGGCTTCGGCAGGCGAACGCCTCGAGCGCGAAGGTGCTGTCTGGGGCGCGGGGTTTCTCTCCTTTGCCCTCGACCGCGACATGGCTCCGCTTCAGGTGGTGCTTGCACACCGGCCCGCTGTTGTGACGCTGGGATTCGGGCACTCAGAGCATGCGTTTGCCGCGGTGCGAGACACGCCAGCTGTTCTGCTTGCCCAGGTAGGAAACGTCATCGAGCTCGAACAGGCCGTCAGCGCGAACGTCGACGGCATCATCGTGCGCGGCTCGGAGGCGGGCGGACATGGCCGGAATGAGATCAGCACCCTCGCCTTCCTCCAATTGGCCGCAGAGCGCACGGCGATTCCGATCCTGGCCGCCGGCGGCGTGACGACGCCGCGAGGCCTCGCAGCGGTCATGACGGCAGGAGCGGTCGGGGCCTGGATCGGCACGAGGTTCACCGTTGCCACGGAGTCGCAATTCTCGGATGCTGCACGGCAACGGGTCATCAATGCGCGAAGCGGCGACACCGTCTATACGCGAGTCTTCGACATTGCCCAACGTGGAGCGTGGCCACCCCACTACGGCGGTCGGGCGCTGTCAAACACGTTCAGTCGCACGTGGAACGGGCGCGAAGAGCTGCTCGAGCAACGCGTTGCAGCATCTGACGAGATCACCGACGACATGAAGGATGCTCGAGCTCGCGACCGTTTCGACGTCGCGCCCATCTATTCAGGAGAGGGTTCAGCCATGATCACGCGCGTCGAATCGGCAGCCGAGATCCTTCACGACTTCGCCACATATTGCGACTACCTCCCCGAGGAAAACTAGATACGCAAAAGGGGCATATACCGAATTGGGTATATGCCCCTTGTGCTAGCCACCAACAGTGAGCTGGTGGGTTAACTGGTGAAGGCCACCCTGGTTGGGGTGGCCTTCACACTGTGTTGCTGAAGTTAAGTCCGGCGGTGTCCTACTCTCCCACAGGGTCCCCCCTGCAGTACCATCGGCGCTGAGAGCCTTAGCTTCCGGGTTCGGAATGTGACCGGGCGTTTCCCTCTCGCTATGACCGCCGTAACAGTCTGTGACGCTATGAACACACGTGTGTGTGTTGTTTGGTTCTGACCGTGCGTCAGGAACCACAAAGTGGACGCGAACATGCAGCATGTTGGTGTTATCAAGTTATCGGCTTATTAGTACCAGTCAGCTCCACACCTTGCGGTGCTTCCACATCTGGCCTATCAACCCAGTCGTCTACTGGGAGCCTCTCCCCCATAAATGGGGATGGAAATCTCATCTCGAGGCCGGCTTCCCGCTTAGATGCTTTCAGCGGTTATCCATCCCGAACGTAGCTAATCAGCGATGCCACTGGCGTGACAACTGACATACCAGAGGTTCGTCCAACCCGGTCCTCTCGTACTAGGGTCAGATCCTCTCAAATTTCCTGCGCGCGCAGCGGATAGGGACCGAACTGTCTCACGACGTTCTAAACCCAGCTCGCGTACCGCTTTAATGGGCGAACAGCCCAACCCTTGGGACCTACTCCAGCCCCAGGATGCGACGAGCCGAC contains these protein-coding regions:
- a CDS encoding HAD-IIA family hydrolase codes for the protein MGRRKTKTVMPLEGIDAVLADLDGVVYAGHRAIPHAVESLTRVTESIRVGYITNNAARTDAAVAEQLRGYGLETTARDVITSPQAAVRLLRTKVQDGALVLVVGGEGLIDELTKAGYRVTRSSEDRPDAVVQGFAPDVDWTQLAEAAYALQDGREANDLPWIATNTDWTIPRDRGIAPGNGTLVSAVHTAVGRLAEVAGKPEVPIFEEAKLRFDSQHPLFIGDRLDTDILGANRAGIASLLVLTGVDRAKHVLAAPEGSHPNFVVSDLRELFEPYPVTDLSRDNTQAKVGDAVVRVEDGRQIVIAREGDSALNRLRAASAVIWASGRQIFGFNVPEQLYS
- a CDS encoding NAD kinase; translated protein: MTTTRSILVVSHTGRADSIEAAANVMRQLRESGIRPVLVEEEREQLLRAGADIEGVDTLDGEHVDDLELVMVLGGDGTILRAAELVRDHAVPMLGVNLGHVGFLAELERDDLANAVQRVVARDYGVEERMTLDVSVTIGGDVVYETWALNEATVEKASRERMLELVVQVDQRPLVSFGADGVVISTPTGSTAYNFSAGGPIIWPTVEAITLVPLSAHALFAKPIVIAPDSTLAIDVLGRSDGIGVLWCDGRRTFELEPGSRVNVERSDTPVKLARLHDSPFTDRLVRKFHLPVSGWRGPAA
- a CDS encoding NAD(P)H-dependent flavin oxidoreductase translates to MMNALLKVLATRNVPVANASMAGAAGADLASAVSAAGGIGMVGVSGTPNLETLASAGERLEREGAVWGAGFLSFALDRDMAPLQVVLAHRPAVVTLGFGHSEHAFAAVRDTPAVLLAQVGNVIELEQAVSANVDGIIVRGSEAGGHGRNEISTLAFLQLAAERTAIPILAAGGVTTPRGLAAVMTAGAVGAWIGTRFTVATESQFSDAARQRVINARSGDTVYTRVFDIAQRGAWPPHYGGRALSNTFSRTWNGREELLEQRVAASDEITDDMKDARARDRFDVAPIYSGEGSAMITRVESAAEILHDFATYCDYLPEEN
- the recN gene encoding DNA repair protein RecN, which produces MIEEIEISDLGVIAGATLPLGPGFTAITGETGAGKTMVVTALGLLLGGRADAATVRSGASNARIDGRWVVPETGIVAERVGEAGGDVDPFGSNGDAELTLGRTVTAEGRSRAQVGGRSAPVGVLAELSGHLVAVHGQSDQIRLRSQSAQRDALDRASGAELDSALTRYRAAFDSWQANSAELDVLTHDKETREAEAESLRAAMDEIEQAAPQPGEDDTLAATAERLTNLEELRLAAAGAREAVSTELADGEDVLALIENARRSLERVADVDEALQPIAEQLQNLSYLASETAGELSSYLASLDADDSHELEAINERRALLTTLTRKHGPTLDDVIATLERGSTRLLELDGDSERIDTLTAQVDIDAHELDEAASTLTDCRRATAERLGAAISDELSALAMPDATVVIEVTDKGEYTRSGRDAVAFLLRPHVGTEPRALSKGASGGELSRVMLAIEVVISAADPVPTYVFDEVDAGVGGAAAIEIGRRLAQLARHAQVIVVTHLAQVAAFASNHLTVVKESDGFVTASSVTRLEGDARTAEMTRLLSGLADSDSGRAHAEELLELARQRTKMVG
- a CDS encoding TlyA family RNA methyltransferase, whose product is MTARRLDAVLVARGLARSRAAAVDLIASGSVSVDDRPIVKPSTQVGERARINVSGADHYVSRGAHKLNAALDIFGCAAAGRLALDIGASTGGFTQVLLERGAREVIALDVGHDQLAASLLDDSRVRVIEGFNVRDLSREALAEHAGTAEIPSIVVGDLSFISLRYVFAPLRQVIDDDADVVVLIKPQFEVGRTGVREGIVKDAGRRIDAVQSVLWSAWDSGLGVVGLERSPIAGTHGNSEYLVHMHAQHGSNPTEWMLRAEQLAGGAE